A region from the uncultured Macellibacteroides sp. genome encodes:
- a CDS encoding MFS transporter: MDERKPGLWNRSYVFACMAHFLMSLPMNMLMPIIPVYLVEELGISTSWVGVVLSSYTIGLLCVRPFSGYVVDSVKRKPLYLVAFTLSTALFAGYLVAATVVSIMLVRFFQGGSVGLSSVAGNTIAIDVIPSKRRGEGIGFYGLTLSLAMTLAPLLAVPVYDAFGFHALIVICLLTAILGMIAVYNIKHIQKEKVSRPPFSLDRFILLQAIPAGISHMLCSIGYGMVVSFAVLYGKEIQVSNPGYFFIFMATGVGSARIFSGRMIDRGKLHLLLTSAIVGIIISLVVFATVHNVFVFFVAAFFIGIGYGVSIPAFQSLFVNVAHPNRRGTATSTYLTSLDLGMGIGMLSTGFIASYSSLSTAYLVGAICCLLSLFVYLLYAKPSYENYRIEN; encoded by the coding sequence ATGGATGAACGGAAACCGGGACTATGGAACCGGAGTTATGTGTTTGCCTGTATGGCGCACTTTTTGATGAGTTTGCCGATGAATATGTTGATGCCAATTATCCCGGTATACCTCGTTGAGGAATTGGGAATTTCTACCTCTTGGGTAGGAGTGGTGTTGTCAAGTTATACAATCGGATTGTTGTGTGTCCGTCCCTTTTCTGGCTATGTGGTAGATTCGGTTAAACGTAAACCGCTTTATCTTGTAGCATTCACATTGTCGACAGCCCTGTTTGCCGGTTATTTAGTCGCTGCTACGGTGGTATCTATTATGCTGGTTCGTTTTTTTCAGGGAGGATCTGTTGGACTTTCATCTGTGGCTGGTAATACTATTGCCATTGATGTTATTCCATCTAAACGCCGGGGCGAGGGGATCGGTTTTTACGGTCTTACGCTTAGTCTGGCTATGACATTGGCTCCACTTCTGGCGGTGCCGGTTTACGATGCTTTCGGGTTTCATGCCCTGATTGTAATTTGTTTGCTGACAGCCATACTGGGAATGATAGCCGTTTATAACATTAAGCATATCCAAAAAGAGAAGGTTTCTCGTCCTCCTTTTTCATTGGATCGGTTTATCCTGCTTCAAGCAATTCCTGCAGGAATATCGCATATGCTTTGTTCCATCGGGTATGGAATGGTTGTTTCTTTTGCAGTGTTGTATGGTAAAGAGATTCAAGTGAGCAATCCGGGTTATTTCTTTATTTTTATGGCTACAGGTGTAGGCTCTGCCCGTATTTTTTCCGGGAGGATGATTGATAGGGGTAAGCTTCATTTATTGCTGACTAGTGCAATAGTCGGGATAATAATATCGCTTGTGGTTTTTGCAACAGTGCATAACGTATTTGTTTTTTTCGTAGCCGCGTTTTTTATTGGCATTGGTTATGGGGTAAGTATTCCTGCTTTCCAGTCCCTTTTTGTAAACGTGGCACACCCTAACCGACGGGGAACTGCAACCTCTACTTATCTCACATCACTTGATTTGGGAATGGGTATAGGAATGCTTTCAACAGGCTTTATTGCTTCTTACAGTAGTTTGTCTACGGCTTACTTAGTAGGAGCTATATGTTGTCTGCTTTCCCTCTTTGTTTATCTCCTTTATGCTAAACCATCTTATGAAAATTACAGGATTGAGAATTAG
- a CDS encoding ABC-F family ATP-binding cassette domain-containing protein codes for MISYLQIDGLTKSFGELVLFESITFGIAQGQKIGLIAKNGTGKTTLLNIIAGKEDYEAGAVVFRNDLRVGYLEQSPQYPAGLSVIQACFYSPNETVKLIAEYEAAMASNDHSNLDDILLRMDNSKAWDYEQRAKQILSQLKITNFDQKVEELSGGQLKRVALANVLITDPELIILDEPTNHLDLEMTEWLEGYLSRSTISLLMVTHDRYFLDRVCSEIIEIDRQKLFQYKGNYSYYLEKRQERVESTNSEIERANNLLRKELDWMRRQPQARGTKAKYRIDAFYDLEAKAKQQRLEGNVSLEVKASYIGSKIFEAVKVSKSFGDLKIVENFDYVFARYEKMGIVGNNGTGKSTFIKMLMGEVDPDSGVFDVGETIKFGYYSQDGLQFDEQMKVIDVVQDLAEFVQLGDGKTMNVSQFLTYFMFSVDKQHNFVYKLSGGEKRRLYLCTVLMRNPNFLVLDEPTNDLDIVTLNVLEEYLRSFKGCVIVVSHDRYFMDKVVDHLLVFKGNAEIKDFPGNYTQYREWKEIQDQTAKAEESARQIKLAPSADKIMRNSAPEQKKKLSFKEKKEFEALEAEIPSLETEKSELETAMSSGSLNNDDLLAKSQRVAELMDEIDEKTMRWLELSEWA; via the coding sequence ATGATTAGCTACCTACAGATTGACGGATTAACCAAGAGCTTCGGCGAACTTGTGCTTTTTGAATCGATAACATTTGGTATTGCCCAAGGTCAAAAAATAGGACTTATCGCTAAAAATGGTACGGGAAAGACGACGCTCTTAAATATCATAGCAGGCAAAGAAGATTATGAGGCCGGCGCAGTGGTTTTCCGTAACGACCTGCGGGTAGGTTATCTGGAACAATCACCTCAATATCCAGCCGGATTATCTGTGATTCAGGCTTGTTTCTATTCCCCCAACGAAACGGTGAAGCTTATTGCCGAGTATGAAGCGGCTATGGCTAGCAACGACCATTCCAATCTCGATGATATCTTGCTTCGGATGGATAACAGCAAAGCCTGGGATTACGAACAAAGAGCGAAACAAATATTATCACAGCTAAAGATTACCAATTTTGATCAAAAAGTGGAAGAACTTTCGGGAGGTCAGCTTAAGCGAGTGGCACTTGCCAACGTTCTGATTACTGATCCGGAGTTAATCATTCTTGATGAGCCTACTAACCACCTCGATCTGGAAATGACAGAATGGCTTGAAGGGTATCTTAGCCGTTCTACTATCAGCCTTTTGATGGTAACGCATGATCGTTATTTTTTAGACAGAGTCTGTTCGGAGATAATAGAAATAGACCGTCAGAAGCTTTTCCAATACAAGGGAAATTATAGTTACTACCTGGAAAAGCGTCAGGAGCGTGTCGAGTCAACGAACTCCGAAATCGAGAGGGCCAATAATTTGCTTCGTAAAGAGCTGGACTGGATGCGCAGGCAACCACAAGCTAGAGGAACGAAAGCCAAATATAGGATTGACGCATTTTATGACCTCGAGGCTAAAGCAAAACAGCAACGACTTGAAGGAAATGTTAGTTTGGAAGTGAAAGCTTCCTATATTGGATCTAAGATTTTTGAAGCAGTAAAGGTGTCAAAGAGTTTTGGCGATTTAAAGATTGTTGAGAACTTTGATTATGTGTTTGCCCGTTACGAGAAAATGGGTATCGTTGGGAACAATGGCACAGGGAAATCAACATTTATAAAAATGTTGATGGGTGAAGTCGATCCCGATAGTGGCGTCTTTGATGTAGGCGAAACAATTAAGTTTGGTTACTATAGCCAGGATGGCCTTCAATTTGATGAACAAATGAAAGTGATAGATGTTGTACAGGATTTGGCAGAGTTTGTACAGCTGGGAGATGGTAAAACGATGAATGTGTCACAGTTTTTGACTTATTTTATGTTTTCTGTCGATAAACAACATAATTTTGTTTACAAATTGAGCGGTGGAGAAAAAAGAAGATTGTATCTTTGCACTGTTTTAATGAGAAACCCTAATTTCCTGGTGCTCGACGAGCCCACGAATGATTTGGATATCGTAACCTTAAATGTACTGGAGGAATACCTTCGGAGTTTTAAAGGTTGCGTTATTGTTGTTTCTCACGACCGCTACTTTATGGATAAAGTAGTAGATCATTTGCTTGTTTTTAAAGGGAATGCAGAAATTAAGGATTTCCCTGGCAATTATACTCAGTATCGCGAATGGAAAGAAATCCAGGACCAAACTGCTAAAGCCGAAGAGTCGGCCCGGCAGATAAAATTGGCTCCTTCCGCTGATAAAATAATGCGGAATAGCGCTCCTGAACAAAAAAAGAAATTAAGTTTTAAAGAAAAGAAGGAATTTGAAGCCCTGGAAGCGGAAATTCCTTCGTTGGAGACCGAAAAGTCTGAGCTGGAAACAGCAATGAGTAGTGGTTCTCTTAATAATGATGACCTGCTGGCCAAATCGCAACGTGTAGCCGAGCTGATGGACGAGATTGATGAGAAGACGATGCGTTGGTTAGAATTAAGCGAGTGGGCCTGA
- the nhaD gene encoding sodium:proton antiporter NhaD — MITAMILIFLAGYTAIALEHPLKMNKAGTALLTGTILWVIYTYAAPGCIPLVSSEAFKFFLASRPELSALPFIEQCTHFVVEHQILESIGEICETLIFLIGAMITVELVDAHGGFLFVTNRITTRNKRKLLWIIATITFFMSAVLDNLTTSIVMIMVIRKLIGNYKERWVFGSIIVIAANSGGAWSPIGDVTTIMLWVRGNISTASTVPHLFLPSLVSAFIPVLIAQTFLHGNLSQPHAADISEENEIIKELKTKERLSILILGVVCLLFVPIFKTITHLPPFLGILFGLGILWFFTEMMYSKKERISEDLKLRVAKIVQRIDGTTLLFFLGILLAVDALRHAGILATVSQNLDTYVGNVYAVNMIIGALSAIVDNVPLVAGAIGMYPVANEAMIAASANPEYISHFAQDGVFWQFLAYCAGVGGSMLIIGSAAGVVVMGLERINFIWYLRVITPMAIVGYLAGAGVYILQNIIFN; from the coding sequence ATGATAACAGCAATGATTCTTATATTTTTGGCGGGTTATACAGCAATTGCGCTGGAACACCCTCTAAAAATGAACAAAGCAGGTACCGCTTTGCTTACCGGAACCATCCTGTGGGTAATTTACACCTATGCAGCTCCCGGATGTATCCCGTTAGTATCTTCAGAAGCTTTTAAATTTTTCCTTGCATCCCGTCCGGAATTATCTGCACTTCCTTTTATCGAACAATGTACCCACTTTGTGGTGGAACATCAGATACTGGAAAGCATCGGCGAGATTTGCGAAACACTGATTTTCTTAATTGGAGCTATGATTACTGTAGAGCTTGTAGATGCTCACGGTGGATTCTTATTTGTTACCAATAGAATTACAACAAGAAACAAACGAAAACTTCTCTGGATAATAGCGACAATCACTTTTTTCATGTCTGCAGTTCTGGATAACCTTACAACTTCTATCGTAATGATTATGGTAATCCGGAAACTAATAGGCAACTATAAGGAACGATGGGTATTTGGGAGTATTATCGTAATTGCGGCAAATAGTGGAGGAGCCTGGTCTCCTATTGGCGACGTAACCACCATAATGCTTTGGGTAAGAGGTAATATATCCACGGCGTCGACAGTTCCTCACTTATTTCTTCCAAGCTTGGTTTCTGCATTTATACCTGTGCTTATCGCCCAAACATTTCTACATGGCAACTTATCACAACCCCATGCGGCCGACATATCGGAAGAAAATGAGATTATCAAGGAACTGAAAACAAAAGAACGATTGTCTATTCTTATTTTGGGAGTTGTATGTCTGCTATTTGTTCCAATATTTAAAACGATAACTCATCTGCCTCCGTTTCTTGGCATTTTATTTGGGTTAGGAATTCTGTGGTTCTTTACAGAAATGATGTATAGCAAAAAAGAACGGATAAGTGAAGACTTAAAGTTACGGGTTGCCAAGATTGTACAGCGCATTGATGGCACAACTCTCCTTTTCTTTTTAGGAATCTTACTCGCTGTAGATGCTCTTCGTCATGCAGGTATCTTGGCTACTGTATCACAAAATTTAGATACGTATGTTGGTAATGTATATGCCGTCAATATGATCATCGGAGCGTTATCTGCAATTGTAGACAATGTGCCACTGGTTGCAGGGGCAATTGGAATGTATCCTGTTGCGAATGAAGCCATGATAGCCGCATCAGCGAATCCTGAGTACATTAGTCACTTTGCGCAAGATGGAGTATTCTGGCAGTTTTTGGCTTATTGTGCCGGTGTGGGGGGTAGTATGCTTATTATTGGTTCTGCAGCAGGAGTAGTTGTAATGGGACTTGAAAGAATAAACTTTATTTGGTATCTGCGGGTTATTACTCCAATGGCTATTGTTGGCTATCTGGCTGGTGCCGGAGTTTATATCTTGCAGAATATAATCTTCAACTGA
- a CDS encoding glycosyltransferase family 2 protein, which produces MRKVSVIILNWNGVTLLKQFLPSVVEHTSAELADVIVADNGSTDQSLSLLENDFPTVEIIRLEKNYGFADGYNQAIARVKTPYVVLLNSDVEVSPGWLEPLLEELEENPDVAAVQPKILSWNCKSSFEYAGACGGFLDSYGYPFCRGRLLHVVETDNGQYDDPIDVLWTSGACMLIRRDVYVCVGGLDATFFAHQEEIDLCWLMRCRGFRLRCIPKSVVYHVGGGTLEAESPRKTYLNFRNNMLMLYKNLPECDLWRVMAIRKILDYIAAFKFLLTGHPANAKAVFDARQEFFRMQYRYESVRKANLEQRVLNHIPQIMRRSLLIRFYLCGIRCFSGLKFLAN; this is translated from the coding sequence ATGAGAAAAGTATCCGTTATAATTCTTAACTGGAATGGAGTAACATTATTGAAGCAATTTTTACCATCTGTAGTAGAACACACGTCGGCCGAGCTTGCTGATGTGATTGTTGCCGATAATGGATCTACCGATCAATCTCTTTCACTTTTGGAAAACGATTTTCCGACGGTCGAGATAATCAGACTGGAAAAGAATTATGGATTTGCTGATGGGTATAACCAGGCCATTGCTAGGGTGAAAACGCCTTACGTCGTTTTGCTAAACAGTGATGTGGAAGTTTCTCCCGGATGGTTGGAACCTCTTCTTGAGGAGCTGGAAGAAAATCCAGACGTTGCAGCCGTTCAGCCCAAAATACTATCATGGAATTGTAAATCATCTTTTGAATATGCAGGAGCCTGTGGTGGCTTTTTGGATAGCTACGGTTATCCTTTCTGCAGGGGACGTTTGTTACATGTTGTCGAAACTGATAATGGACAATATGATGATCCAATAGATGTTTTGTGGACTTCAGGTGCTTGTATGCTCATTCGGCGCGATGTTTATGTATGTGTTGGTGGGTTGGATGCAACTTTTTTTGCTCATCAGGAGGAAATCGATTTGTGCTGGCTTATGCGTTGCCGGGGATTTAGATTGCGTTGTATTCCGAAGTCGGTCGTTTACCATGTTGGCGGAGGTACGCTTGAGGCCGAAAGTCCCAGGAAAACTTATCTGAATTTCAGAAATAATATGTTGATGCTTTATAAGAATTTGCCAGAATGCGACCTTTGGAGGGTGATGGCTATCAGAAAAATTCTGGATTATATAGCTGCCTTTAAATTTTTATTGACAGGGCATCCTGCAAATGCAAAAGCGGTATTTGATGCTCGTCAGGAATTTTTTAGGATGCAATATAGGTATGAAAGCGTGAGAAAAGCTAATCTAGAGCAGAGAGTTCTTAATCATATTCCCCAAATAATGAGGCGTAGTTTGCTTATTCGTTTCTATTTGTGCGGTATACGTTGTTTCTCTGGATTAAAATTTCTTGCCAATTAA
- a CDS encoding lysophospholipid acyltransferase family protein: MLNNFLYTLLFTWVKLHALLPMRVLYVLSDIFYFFVYKLIGYRLKVVRRNMKNSFPEKSEAELRKLEHEFYHHFCDYIVETLKLAHVSLDELQRRAYLSNPELVDELIEKGHTCFILLMGHYGNWEWFCGSTSRFKKAHIYQIYRPLKNQAFDRLFIRLRNKFGARGIKKNDTIRDIIKLKQEKTPSVVVFLADQTPSKANLHYWTSFLNQESSILTGPERIARKLNLPVLYMDTKKLRRGYYQVDMKLLTETPGETPEFWITEQYARIMEKSILNNPAYWLWTHKRWKHKRHDAL, translated from the coding sequence ATGCTAAACAACTTTTTATATACCTTACTATTTACATGGGTAAAGCTTCATGCTTTGTTACCAATGAGAGTTTTGTATGTGTTAAGCGATATATTTTATTTCTTTGTTTACAAGCTGATAGGTTATCGTTTAAAGGTGGTTCGTCGGAATATGAAAAATTCATTTCCAGAAAAGTCCGAAGCCGAACTAAGAAAATTAGAACATGAATTTTACCATCATTTCTGTGATTATATAGTAGAAACATTGAAGTTGGCTCATGTATCGCTCGACGAATTGCAACGCAGAGCCTATTTAAGTAATCCTGAACTGGTGGATGAACTTATAGAAAAAGGACATACCTGCTTTATTCTCTTAATGGGACATTATGGCAACTGGGAATGGTTTTGCGGATCTACAAGTCGCTTTAAAAAGGCCCATATCTATCAGATCTATCGTCCGTTAAAAAATCAGGCTTTCGATCGCCTGTTTATTCGCTTGCGAAATAAATTTGGGGCGAGGGGCATAAAAAAGAACGATACTATACGCGATATTATTAAACTCAAACAAGAAAAAACTCCAAGTGTGGTTGTTTTTCTTGCTGACCAGACTCCTAGTAAAGCCAATTTGCATTACTGGACTTCTTTCTTGAATCAAGAAAGTTCCATTCTTACCGGACCCGAGCGTATTGCCCGTAAGCTAAATCTTCCTGTCCTATATATGGATACTAAGAAATTACGCAGAGGATATTATCAGGTAGATATGAAATTGTTGACAGAAACGCCTGGTGAGACACCGGAATTTTGGATTACAGAGCAATACGCCCGTATAATGGAGAAATCTATTTTAAATAATCCTGCTTATTGGTTGTGGACTCATAAACGGTGGAAACATAAAAGACATGATGCCTTATGA
- the mtaB gene encoding tRNA (N(6)-L-threonylcarbamoyladenosine(37)-C(2))-methylthiotransferase MtaB produces MIDNSVFENKLAAYYTLGCKLNFAETSTIGKTLASQGIRKVRNGEKADICVINTCSVTELADKKCRQAIRRIGKQHPGAFMVVTGCYAQLKPEEVASIEGVDLVLGAEQKLDILSYLENLNKKNEGGAIVASETKDIRTFSHSCSSDDRTRHFLKVQDGCDYFCSYCTIPFARGRSRNGTIESLVEQAREVALKGGKEIVLTGVNIGDFGKTTGEDFMELIRALDEVEGIVRYRISSIEPNLITDEAIDFVANSKRFAPHFHIPLQSGSDGVLKLMKRRYDTALFRHKIEKIKEVLPQAFIGVDVIVGTRGETDELFEEARSFIDGLDISQLHVFSYSERPGTQALKIAHSVDPKVKHIRSQQLLDISDKKLHEFYASHIGTEQLVLFEQTKHDGLMHGFTANYIKVETPYQTELINETKAVLLGNFNEEGTALTVKIIEEQC; encoded by the coding sequence ATGATTGATAATTCAGTTTTTGAAAATAAACTTGCAGCTTACTATACCTTAGGGTGTAAGCTTAATTTTGCAGAAACCTCTACTATAGGTAAGACTCTTGCCTCTCAAGGAATTCGTAAAGTCCGGAATGGAGAAAAAGCAGATATTTGTGTGATTAATACCTGTTCGGTGACTGAATTGGCAGATAAGAAATGCCGTCAGGCTATTCGACGTATCGGTAAGCAGCATCCTGGTGCCTTTATGGTTGTTACAGGATGTTATGCTCAACTTAAACCTGAAGAAGTTGCCTCCATCGAAGGGGTTGATCTTGTTTTGGGTGCTGAACAGAAACTCGATATTCTATCTTATCTGGAAAATTTAAATAAAAAGAATGAGGGTGGCGCTATAGTTGCTTCCGAAACAAAAGACATTCGTACTTTTTCTCATTCTTGTTCTTCAGACGATCGTACCCGTCATTTTCTGAAGGTTCAGGACGGATGCGATTATTTCTGCTCATATTGTACCATTCCTTTTGCCCGAGGCAGAAGCCGTAACGGAACCATCGAATCTTTAGTTGAACAAGCTCGGGAGGTTGCCTTGAAAGGCGGAAAAGAAATTGTACTCACAGGCGTAAATATTGGCGATTTTGGAAAGACAACCGGCGAAGATTTTATGGAATTAATTCGAGCGCTTGACGAAGTTGAAGGCATTGTCCGTTATCGAATATCTTCCATAGAACCTAATCTAATTACAGATGAAGCCATTGATTTTGTTGCCAATTCGAAACGATTTGCGCCCCATTTCCATATTCCTTTGCAAAGTGGTAGCGATGGAGTGCTTAAGTTAATGAAGCGCCGTTATGATACGGCTCTGTTCCGTCATAAAATAGAAAAAATAAAGGAGGTTCTGCCTCAGGCTTTCATTGGCGTTGATGTTATAGTAGGTACCAGAGGAGAAACAGACGAACTTTTTGAAGAGGCCCGTTCTTTTATTGATGGACTCGATATCTCACAGCTACATGTTTTTAGCTATTCAGAACGTCCGGGAACGCAAGCGTTGAAGATAGCTCATTCGGTTGATCCGAAAGTTAAACATATACGTAGCCAGCAGTTATTAGATATCTCTGATAAAAAACTACATGAGTTCTATGCTTCTCATATTGGAACGGAACAACTGGTTTTGTTTGAACAAACCAAACATGATGGTCTGATGCATGGATTTACAGCCAACTACATTAAAGTGGAAACTCCTTACCAAACAGAGCTTATCAATGAGACTAAAGCAGTCTTACTGGGGAATTTTAATGAAGAAGGTACAGCTTTAACTGTTAAAATAATTGAAGAGCAATGCTAA
- a CDS encoding AMP-binding protein translates to MIKENFIKIYEDSFKENWALPALTDYSKGTSFTFGEVAAEIARIHILFEECQIRKGDKIALIGKDNARWCITYMASVTYGAVIVPILQDFNPNDVHHIINHSESVFLFTSDRIWDSLEEEKIEHIRGVFSLSDFRCLHQRDGESIQKLLKSLETKMAHKYPSGFSKENIKYAELSNDKVLVLNYTSGTTGFSKGVMLTGNNLAGNVTYAKTLGLMFRGDHELCFLPLAHAYSCTFNLLTPMAVGAHVFLLGKVPTPKILLTAFEEVKPNLILTVPLILEKIYKKMILPQLNKRTVRLALNIPLLDNRIYAQIRKKLIDAMGGRFKEIIVGGAAMNQEVTDFLYKIKFPFTIGYGMTECAPLISYDSCDSFIPGSCGRVLKGIMDVRIDSDDPYNKVGEIQIHGENVMKGYYKNEDATKSVFTEDGWLKTGDLGTIDTDKRIFIRGRSKTMILGASGQNIFPEEIEAKLNNLPFIMESLVIEKEGKLVALVYPDYDTVDGTGISHTDLPIIMQQNLEEINKLVAPYEKVASIQLYPTEFEKTPKKSIKRYLYSNF, encoded by the coding sequence ATGATAAAAGAGAATTTTATAAAGATTTACGAAGATAGTTTTAAAGAAAACTGGGCCCTTCCAGCTCTGACCGATTATAGCAAAGGTACCTCATTTACATTTGGAGAAGTGGCAGCTGAGATAGCTCGCATTCACATTTTGTTTGAGGAATGTCAGATACGCAAGGGCGACAAAATCGCATTAATTGGTAAAGACAATGCCCGCTGGTGTATCACCTACATGGCATCTGTAACCTACGGAGCTGTTATTGTTCCTATATTACAGGACTTTAATCCAAACGACGTACATCATATTATCAACCATTCTGAATCTGTATTCCTTTTCACAAGCGACCGCATATGGGATTCGCTGGAGGAAGAAAAAATTGAGCATATACGTGGCGTATTTTCTTTATCTGATTTTCGTTGTTTACATCAACGCGATGGCGAAAGCATTCAGAAACTGCTAAAGTCATTAGAAACAAAAATGGCGCACAAGTATCCATCCGGATTTTCAAAGGAAAATATAAAATACGCAGAACTAAGTAATGACAAAGTACTTGTTCTCAATTACACTTCAGGTACCACTGGGTTCAGCAAAGGGGTAATGCTTACAGGAAATAACCTTGCCGGAAACGTAACCTATGCCAAAACACTTGGCTTAATGTTCCGGGGTGACCATGAACTTTGCTTTCTACCTCTTGCACACGCATATAGCTGTACTTTTAATCTTCTTACTCCAATGGCAGTTGGAGCACACGTTTTCTTATTGGGTAAAGTTCCTACGCCCAAAATACTATTAACTGCATTCGAAGAGGTAAAGCCAAATTTAATTCTTACAGTTCCTCTTATTCTGGAAAAAATCTATAAAAAAATGATTCTTCCGCAACTCAACAAGCGAACTGTCAGACTTGCGTTAAACATCCCTTTGTTAGACAATCGTATATACGCTCAAATTCGAAAAAAACTAATAGATGCAATGGGAGGTCGCTTCAAAGAAATTATAGTTGGTGGAGCCGCTATGAATCAAGAAGTAACAGATTTTCTCTATAAAATTAAGTTTCCATTTACAATTGGATACGGAATGACCGAATGCGCCCCCCTAATCAGCTACGATTCTTGCGATTCATTTATCCCCGGGTCGTGCGGCCGGGTGCTTAAAGGAATAATGGATGTTAGAATAGATTCCGATGACCCTTATAATAAGGTGGGAGAAATTCAGATTCATGGAGAAAATGTAATGAAAGGATATTATAAAAACGAAGACGCAACTAAATCAGTTTTTACAGAAGACGGTTGGTTAAAAACAGGCGATTTAGGCACTATCGATACCGACAAACGTATTTTCATCAGAGGCCGTAGCAAAACTATGATTTTAGGAGCCAGCGGTCAGAATATCTTTCCAGAAGAAATAGAAGCAAAACTCAATAACCTTCCTTTCATTATGGAAAGCCTGGTTATTGAAAAGGAAGGAAAACTGGTTGCGCTGGTTTATCCAGATTATGATACTGTAGATGGTACAGGAATTTCTCATACCGATCTTCCAATAATTATGCAACAAAACCTGGAAGAGATTAATAAATTGGTAGCACCTTACGAAAAAGTTGCCTCTATCCAACTTTATCCTACAGAATTCGAAAAAACGCCGAAAAAAAGTATAAAAAGATATTTGTACAGCAATTTTTAA